Proteins found in one Halictus rubicundus isolate RS-2024b unplaced genomic scaffold, iyHalRubi1_principal scaffold0215, whole genome shotgun sequence genomic segment:
- the LOC143364031 gene encoding uncharacterized protein LOC143364031, with translation MLVRSLPHALVPRSPQGLMFPFQRLRSNFAVFSSVRPAIGCNVGSLFTSLTGSSVTPGPRVLFSTVKKKFHSVFKWVRLANGCNAGSLFTSRTGSSVTPGPHVSFSTVKK, from the exons atgctggttcggtctttacctcacgcactggttcctcggtcaccccagggtctcatgtttccttttcaacggttaagaagtaattttgcag tgttttcaagtgtgaggccggccattggatgcaatgtgggttcgctgttcacctcactgactggttcctcggtcaccccagggcctcgtgttttgttttcaacagttaagaagaaatttcacag tgttttcaaatgggtgaggttggccaacggatgcaatgctggttcgctctttacctcacgcactggttcctcggtcaccccagggcctcatgtttcgttttcaacggttaagaagtaa
- the LOC143364036 gene encoding uncharacterized protein LOC143364036, whose product MYSASNSYIPRNLILLALLYVLCKLKVWKLISLCFKPCNQYVNCFNTGGTHVYNENVTTPSPQYSVRFTSKPQNDQAFTVEEVSDEPVPIYVKPSKRKTVLKPIL is encoded by the exons atgtatagcgcaagcaattcatatattcccagaaa TTTAATCCTACTAGctctattatatgtattatgcaaattaaaagtctggaaactcataagtttatgcttcaaaccttgcaatcagtatgtaaactgtttcaatacaggaggtacccacgtttataacgaaaatgtaacgacaccgtcacctcagtattctgtcaggttcacatcaaaacctcaaaatgaccaagcattcactgtcgaggaagttagcgacgaacccgtaccaatttatgtaaaaccgtcaaagcgtaaaaccgtactcaaaccaatcttgtaa